In a single window of the Hirundo rustica isolate bHirRus1 chromosome 7, bHirRus1.pri.v3, whole genome shotgun sequence genome:
- the CCNT2 gene encoding cyclin-T2 isoform X6, which yields MLGHNLLELKMRSQGFLGLFSLLCRLSASKDLAQTSYFMATNSLHLTTFCLQYKPTVIACVCIHLACKWSNWEIPVSTDGKHWWEYVDPSVTLELLDELTHEFLQILEKTPSRLKRIRNWRANQAAKKPKGDGQVSENSLLGSSLVQNSILVDTVTGVAANTSFQKPSTSFPAPVPLTSGSISVPDSHAPENLAILTTGMPSTSYSLASHQEWPQHQEQTRTEQIYSQKQETLPASQYNMNFQAGASVQLHSGVHHRADKLAEHSTIKQEYSHKSANKHHGQVAAPVIIPQKMSLDKYREKRKLETLELDVREHYVATPSEQQHKKHLQPQAASSSVTSPIKMKIPIANAEKPEKHLSDKKEKGGSLKLRIPIPPTEKGASKEELKMKIKVSSSERHSSSDEGSGKSKHSSPHVSKEHKDKHKEHSLNRHHGVGHKHSHSHGGGGSGSSKHSADGVTPSVLRSPVGLSSDGNSSSSGSSRKKLHSNDASHNHHSKMSKSSKSSGSSSSSCSVKQYVSSHSSVFNLPLPPPPPVTYQVGYGHLSTLVKLDKKPVENGPDAHPQYSTNSQHMDYKDTFDMLDSLLSAQGMNM from the exons cAAGCAAGGATTTGGCACAGACATCCTATTTCATGGCTACCAACAG CCTTCACCTTACCACCTTCTGTCTCCAGTACAAGCCCACAGTGATAGCATGTGTGTGCATTCACTTGGCCTGCAAGTGGTCCAACTGGGAGATTCCAGTATCGACTGATGGAAAACACTGGTGGGAGTATGTAGATCCCTCAGTTACTTTAGAACTACTAGATG AGCTAACTCATGAGTTTCTGCAAATACTGGAGAAAACACCTAGCAGGCTCAAGAGAATTAGAAATTGGCGG GCTAATCAGGCAGCTAAGAAACCTAAAGGTGATGGACAAGTATCTGAGAACTCGCTTCTTGGTTCATCTTTGGTCCAGAATTCCATTTTGGTGGATACAGTTACTGGTGTAGCTGCAAACACAAGTTTCCAAAAACCATCGACATCATTTCCTGCACCAGTACCTCTGACCTCAGGAAGTATTTCTGTTCCAGACAGTCACGCACCTGAAAATTTGGCAATATTAACTACAGGAATGCCAAGTACCTCATACAGTTTGGCATCACACCAGGAATGGCCTCAGCACCAAGAACAAACAAGGACAGAACAAATATACTCCCAGAAGCAGGAGACACTGCCTGCTAGTCAGTACAACATGAACTTCCAAGCAGGAGCGTCCGTGCAGTTGCACTCTGGAGTACACCACAGAGCTGACAAACTTGCCGAGCATTCTACCATCAAACAAGAGTATTCTCACAAGTCAGCAAACAAACACCACGGACAAGTCGCTGCTCCTGTAATCATTCCTCAGAAAATGTCTTTGGATAAATACAGAGAGAAGCGCAAGCTGGAAACCCTGGAACTGGATGTCAGAGAACACTATGTAGCAACCCCCAGCGAGCAGCAGCATAAAAagcacctgcagccacaggcagcCAGCAGTTCTGTCACGTCTcccattaaaatgaaaattcctattgcaaatgcagagaaacctgaaaaacatttgTCTGATAAGAAAGAGAAGGGTGGCTCGCTCAAACTCCGTATTCCGATCCCACCCACAGAAAAGGGCGCCAGTAAGGAGGAGCTGAAGATGAAAATCAAGGTTTCTTCCTCGGAGAGGCACAGCTCGTCGGACGAGGGCAGCGGCAAGAGCAAACACTCGAGCCCCCACGTTAGCAAAGAGCATAAGGACAAACACAAGGAGCACTCGCTGAACCGCCACCACGGCGTGGGCCACAAGCACTCGCACTCCCACgggggcggcggcagcggcagcagtAAGCACAGCGCTGATGGAGTGACGCCCTCTGTGCTGAGGAGTCCCGTGGGCCTGAGTAGCGACGGCAATTCCTCGAGTTCCGGCTCTTCGAGGAAGAAGTTGCACAGCAACGATGCTTCTCACAACCACCACTCCAAAATGAGCAAAAGTTCCAAAAGTTCAGGTAGTTCATCTAGTTCTTGCTCTGTTAAGCAGTATGTATCCTCTCACAGCTCTGTTTTTAACCTTCCCttaccccctcctccccctgtCACATACCAGGTGGGCTACGGACATCTCAGCACCCTCGTGAAACTGGACAAGAAACCAGTGGAGAACGGTCCTGATGCCCATCCCCAGTACAGTACAAACAGCCAGCATATGGACTACAAAGACACATTCGACATGCTGGATTCGCTGTTAAGTGCCCAAGGAATGAACATGTAG